The DNA segment CAGCCGGAGGGCGCTCCCTTCGCCACTCTCCCTTCAACCGCTCACTTCACTTCCTTATGCGCGGTATGCTTCCGGCACGCCGGACAAAATTTCCGCAACTCCATGCGGTCGGCATTTTTCTTGCGGTTCTTGGTCGT comes from the Candidatus Acidiferrales bacterium genome and includes:
- the rpmG gene encoding 50S ribosomal protein L33, translating into MREIITLQCSDCKNRNYTTTKNRKKNADRMELRKFCPACRKHTAHKEVK